In Shinella sp. XGS7, a single genomic region encodes these proteins:
- a CDS encoding acyltransferase, whose protein sequence is MRAWLNRVRRALWRQLFFRMVFGERGAPHSRIAPSTCIEGEAGLRLADHVFIGQFNFLDATAGLTIGEGVQISNFCSIVTHSSHRAIRLLGRAYSSHSGPVPGYIQGPIEIGPYVFVGPHSLIEAHTRIGRGALICAYAQVRGEVPAFAIMAGQPARQVGDVRERDAALLARYPELAAHYQAWANEVPR, encoded by the coding sequence ATGAGAGCCTGGCTTAACCGCGTGCGCCGCGCCCTGTGGCGCCAGCTCTTCTTCCGCATGGTCTTTGGCGAGCGTGGGGCGCCGCACAGCCGCATCGCGCCCAGCACCTGCATCGAGGGCGAGGCCGGCCTGCGCCTGGCCGACCATGTCTTCATCGGCCAGTTCAACTTTCTCGACGCGACGGCCGGGCTGACGATTGGCGAGGGCGTGCAGATCAGCAATTTCTGCAGCATCGTCACCCACAGCTCGCACCGCGCCATCCGCCTGCTGGGTCGGGCTTATTCCAGCCACAGCGGGCCGGTGCCGGGCTATATCCAGGGGCCTATCGAGATCGGCCCCTATGTCTTCGTGGGCCCGCACAGCCTGATCGAGGCCCACACCCGCATCGGCCGCGGCGCCCTGATCTGCGCCTATGCCCAGGTGCGCGGTGAGGTGCCGGCCTTTGCCATCATGGCCGGCCAGCCCGCACGCCAGGTGGGTGATGTGCGCGAGCGTGATGCGGCCCTGCTGGCCCGGTATCCCGAGCTCGCCGCCCACTACCAGGCCTGGGCCAACGAGGTTCCCCGATGA
- a CDS encoding glycosyltransferase, which translates to MRLVLLGDGESPHLLKWARALAPRVELWAASSRGFLPEFERLLPPQRRLALGHASAHGGGNIAVIKTLPALGAWLAKVDADWINAHYLTSHGTLAWAARTGWRLRAQIAASAWGSDILVTPRQGAAYRWLTRRALRAARLCTSDSRHMTAVMQGELGAGEVMTFPFGLEALPKQGAKKQPWLFFANRGLEPLYRPERVITAFATVAREQPEARLAVANDGSLRPALEAQVRALGLAERVEFLGRLDAKTQAGWYARARWYLSLPESDSVAVSVLEAMAHECVPLLSDLPANRELVAPEAGQGLILEEPTRLSLATLEGLDAEAVGRANRAWVADHGLFPPAVERFVARLTELTPPPAHAVAPR; encoded by the coding sequence ATGAGACTGGTCCTGCTGGGCGATGGCGAAAGCCCGCATCTGCTGAAGTGGGCGCGGGCCCTGGCGCCGCGGGTGGAGCTCTGGGCAGCCTCCAGCCGCGGTTTCCTGCCCGAGTTCGAGCGTCTGCTGCCGCCCCAGCGCCGCCTGGCCCTGGGCCACGCCAGCGCGCATGGCGGCGGCAATATCGCGGTGATCAAGACCCTGCCGGCCCTGGGCGCCTGGCTGGCCAAGGTGGACGCCGACTGGATCAATGCCCACTACCTCACCTCGCACGGCACCCTGGCCTGGGCGGCGCGCACGGGCTGGCGCCTGCGCGCCCAGATCGCGGCCTCGGCCTGGGGCAGCGACATCCTGGTGACGCCCCGCCAGGGCGCGGCCTACCGCTGGCTGACCCGGCGCGCGCTGCGCGCGGCGCGGCTGTGCACCTCGGACTCGCGCCATATGACGGCGGTGATGCAGGGCGAGCTGGGCGCGGGCGAGGTGATGACCTTTCCCTTCGGTCTGGAGGCCCTGCCCAAGCAGGGCGCGAAGAAGCAGCCCTGGCTCTTCTTTGCCAACCGTGGCCTGGAGCCCCTCTACCGGCCCGAGCGGGTGATCACCGCCTTTGCCACCGTAGCGCGCGAGCAGCCCGAGGCGCGCCTGGCCGTGGCCAACGACGGTTCGCTGCGCCCGGCCCTGGAGGCCCAGGTGCGCGCATTGGGCCTGGCCGAGCGCGTGGAGTTTCTGGGCCGCCTGGATGCCAAGACCCAGGCCGGCTGGTATGCCCGCGCGCGTTGGTACCTGAGCCTGCCGGAAAGCGACTCCGTGGCCGTCTCGGTGCTGGAGGCCATGGCGCATGAGTGTGTGCCCCTGCTCTCTGACCTGCCGGCCAATCGCGAGCTGGTCGCGCCCGAGGCCGGCCAGGGCCTGATCCTGGAGGAACCCACCCGACTCAGCCTGGCCACGCTAGAGGGCCTGGATGCCGAGGCCGTCGGCCGCGCCAACCGCGCCTGGGTGGCCGACCATGGACTCTTTCCCCCGGCCGTGGAGCGCTTTGTGGCGCGCCTGACCGAACTCACGCCCCCGCCGGCGCACGCCGTCGCCCCCCGATGA
- a CDS encoding lipopolysaccharide biosynthesis protein gives MHAGGLWRSTLTLLAGGALAQALPLLLGPWLTRLYSPTEFGQFALLWALATNVAVVGCARYEFALPLEREEGPAALLMGLCLRVLLGVTAASVVAGAVLLAWQGYDLALGLPLAVLAGAAAQWLTLWATRAQRYAQLAVARVLQYGGGALAQLALGLAGLGAWGLLLGASLACLAAAALLARPAPQGGWLGLLAQPRAALQTLARKHRDFPLLNTPHAFMGALQDSLALLIITSLAGDAAAGYWALALRYLKAPAGLVGGALSQTLYPRLVNARDPAEALALVRQALAALTVLALPLLLVLLLWGGPLFAWAFGERWVDAGHLAQALAPYIALHFIASPLSVATMAWQAQGWALRLALVGQLLFVAGLALGLKLGGLIGAAWGVSAAMALYFGFFFWSLATWKRFPAFTTATATTNAQRPADESLA, from the coding sequence ATGCATGCCGGGGGGCTGTGGCGCTCCACCCTCACCCTGCTGGCCGGTGGCGCCCTGGCCCAGGCCCTGCCCCTGCTGCTGGGGCCCTGGCTCACGCGCCTGTACTCGCCCACCGAGTTCGGCCAGTTTGCCCTGCTCTGGGCCCTGGCCACCAATGTGGCGGTGGTGGGCTGCGCGCGCTACGAGTTCGCCCTGCCGCTGGAGCGGGAGGAGGGGCCGGCCGCCTTGCTGATGGGCCTGTGCCTGCGGGTGCTGCTGGGCGTGACGGCGGCCAGCGTCGTGGCCGGCGCGGTGCTGCTGGCCTGGCAGGGCTATGACCTGGCCCTGGGCCTGCCCCTGGCCGTGCTGGCCGGCGCCGCGGCCCAGTGGCTCACGCTCTGGGCCACGCGCGCCCAGCGCTACGCCCAGCTGGCCGTGGCGCGCGTGCTGCAGTACGGCGGCGGCGCGCTGGCGCAGCTGGCCCTGGGCCTGGCGGGCCTGGGCGCCTGGGGCCTCTTGCTGGGCGCCAGCCTGGCGTGCCTGGCCGCGGCCGCCCTGCTGGCGCGCCCGGCACCGCAGGGCGGCTGGCTGGGCCTGCTGGCGCAGCCGCGCGCGGCGCTGCAGACCCTGGCGCGCAAGCACCGCGACTTCCCCCTGCTCAACACCCCGCATGCCTTTATGGGCGCGCTGCAGGACAGCCTGGCCCTGCTCATCATCACCAGCCTGGCCGGCGATGCCGCGGCGGGCTACTGGGCCCTGGCCTTGCGCTATCTGAAGGCGCCGGCCGGTCTGGTGGGCGGCGCCCTGTCCCAGACCCTCTATCCGCGTCTGGTGAATGCCCGCGATCCGGCCGAGGCCCTGGCCCTGGTGCGCCAGGCCCTGGCCGCCCTGACCGTGCTGGCCCTGCCGCTGCTGCTGGTGCTGCTGCTCTGGGGCGGGCCGCTGTTTGCCTGGGCGTTTGGCGAGCGCTGGGTGGACGCCGGCCATCTGGCTCAGGCCCTGGCGCCCTATATCGCGCTGCACTTCATTGCCTCGCCGCTGTCGGTGGCCACCATGGCCTGGCAGGCCCAGGGCTGGGCCCTGCGCCTGGCCCTGGTGGGGCAGCTGCTCTTCGTGGCCGGTCTGGCCCTGGGCCTCAAGCTGGGCGGCCTGATCGGCGCGGCCTGGGGCGTGTCCGCGGCCATGGCCCTGTACTTCGGTTTCTTTTTCTGGTCGCTGGCGACCTGGAAGCGTTTCCCTGCCTTTACCACTGCCACCGCCACCACCAATGCCCAGAGGCCTGCCGATGAGAGCCTGGCTTAA
- a CDS encoding DegT/DnrJ/EryC1/StrS aminotransferase family protein, producing MSLPFIDLKSQYAALKSSVDARIQRVLDHGQYIMGPEVKELEEQLAAHVGVQHCITVSSGTEALLIALMALDLKPGDEVITTPFTFAATVEVIALLGAVPVYADIEPDTCNIDASRIAALITPRTRAIMPVSLYGQVCDMDEIRAVAGSIPVIEDAAQSFGATYKGRKSCGLSTFGATSFFPSKPLGCYGDGGALFTDDAALAQAAREIRVHGQSQRYTHTRVGVGGRMDTLQCAVVLAKLERFDWEIERRLALGERYQQALAGLPLQRLAVRPDRDCVWAQFTVMVEHRAPVQQALQAQGIPTAIHYPKPLHRQPAYARPELSLPHAEAAAERVLSLPMSPDLSEAQQDEVIAALRRALEA from the coding sequence TTGAGCCTGCCCTTCATCGATCTGAAATCGCAGTACGCCGCGCTGAAGTCCAGCGTGGACGCGCGCATCCAGCGCGTGCTGGATCATGGCCAGTACATCATGGGCCCCGAGGTCAAGGAGCTGGAGGAACAGCTGGCTGCCCATGTGGGCGTGCAGCACTGCATCACCGTCTCCAGCGGCACCGAGGCCCTGCTGATCGCGCTGATGGCCCTGGACCTGAAGCCGGGCGACGAGGTCATCACCACGCCCTTCACCTTTGCCGCCACGGTGGAGGTGATTGCCCTGCTGGGTGCGGTGCCGGTCTACGCCGACATCGAGCCCGACACCTGCAATATCGACGCCTCGCGCATCGCCGCCCTGATCACGCCACGCACCCGCGCCATCATGCCGGTGAGCCTCTACGGCCAGGTCTGCGATATGGACGAGATCCGCGCCGTGGCCGGCAGCATCCCGGTGATCGAGGATGCCGCCCAGAGCTTTGGCGCCACGTACAAGGGCCGCAAGAGCTGCGGCCTCAGCACCTTCGGCGCCACCAGCTTCTTTCCCAGCAAGCCCCTGGGCTGCTATGGCGACGGCGGCGCGCTCTTCACCGACGATGCGGCCCTGGCCCAGGCGGCGCGCGAGATCCGCGTGCATGGCCAGAGCCAGCGCTACACCCACACCCGCGTGGGCGTGGGCGGGCGCATGGACACGCTGCAATGCGCCGTGGTGCTGGCCAAGCTGGAGCGCTTCGACTGGGAAATTGAGCGCCGCCTGGCCCTGGGCGAGCGCTACCAGCAGGCCCTGGCCGGCCTGCCCCTGCAGCGCCTGGCCGTGCGCCCGGACCGCGACTGCGTCTGGGCCCAGTTCACCGTGATGGTGGAGCACCGCGCCCCGGTGCAGCAGGCCCTGCAGGCCCAGGGCATTCCCACGGCCATCCACTATCCCAAGCCCCTGCATCGCCAGCCGGCCTATGCGCGGCCCGAGCTGAGCCTGCCGCATGCCGAGGCCGCGGCCGAGCGGGTGCTGAGCCTGCCCATGAGCCCCGATCTGAGCGAGGCCCAGCAGGATGAGGTGATCGCGGCCCTGCGCCGCGCCCTGGAGGCCTGA
- a CDS encoding glycosyltransferase family 4 protein: MKILLINHYAGTPELGMEYRPYYLAREWVRMGHQVLVLAASHSHVRSRQPQPGGQTLDGIAYCWYETPAYAGNGFGRLRNIWAFCRHVAKDADILAREFAPDVVIASSTYPMDVWVARKVARLAQAKLVYEVHDLWPLSPIELSGMSPWHPFALLCQKAENDAYRDADRVVSMLPKVQQHMAAHGLDLSKLHIVPNGITLDEWDESQAPGLQAEIAAHIATQRAAGKLVVGYAGSHGLPNALDVLLDAAKLLQAEGSAGQPPLHIVMVGGGHEKARLAARVRAEGIANVAMFDAIPKAQIPALLAAFDVAYIGWQRTPIYRFGIAPNKLMDYLMARRPVLHSVEAGNDPVAEAGAGLTVPPEDAQAVADGLRRLAALSPQERTAMGERGRAFVLAHHTYPVLARRFIEAVS; encoded by the coding sequence ATGAAGATTCTGCTGATCAATCATTACGCCGGCACGCCCGAACTGGGCATGGAGTACCGGCCCTACTACCTGGCGCGGGAGTGGGTGCGCATGGGCCACCAGGTGCTGGTGCTGGCCGCCAGCCACTCGCATGTGCGCAGCCGCCAGCCCCAGCCGGGCGGCCAGACCCTCGATGGCATTGCCTACTGCTGGTACGAGACCCCCGCCTACGCGGGCAATGGCTTCGGGCGGCTGCGCAATATCTGGGCCTTCTGCCGCCATGTGGCCAAGGACGCCGACATCCTGGCCCGCGAGTTCGCGCCCGATGTGGTGATCGCTTCCAGCACCTACCCCATGGATGTGTGGGTGGCCCGCAAAGTGGCCCGTCTGGCCCAGGCCAAACTGGTCTACGAGGTGCATGACCTCTGGCCGCTCTCGCCCATCGAGCTCTCGGGCATGTCGCCCTGGCATCCTTTTGCGCTGCTGTGCCAGAAGGCCGAGAACGATGCCTACCGCGATGCCGACCGCGTGGTCTCCATGCTGCCCAAGGTGCAGCAGCACATGGCCGCTCATGGCCTGGACCTGAGCAAGCTGCACATCGTGCCCAATGGCATCACGCTGGACGAGTGGGACGAGAGCCAGGCCCCTGGCCTGCAGGCCGAGATTGCCGCCCATATCGCCACCCAGCGCGCCGCCGGCAAGCTGGTGGTGGGCTACGCCGGCTCGCACGGCCTGCCCAATGCCCTGGATGTGCTGCTGGACGCGGCCAAGCTGCTGCAGGCCGAGGGCAGCGCCGGCCAGCCGCCCCTGCACATCGTGATGGTGGGCGGCGGCCATGAGAAGGCGCGCCTGGCCGCGCGGGTGCGCGCCGAGGGCATTGCCAACGTGGCGATGTTCGACGCCATTCCCAAGGCCCAGATCCCGGCCCTGCTGGCGGCCTTTGATGTCGCCTACATCGGCTGGCAGCGCACGCCCATCTACCGCTTCGGCATCGCACCCAACAAGCTGATGGACTACCTGATGGCGCGCCGCCCGGTGCTGCATTCGGTGGAGGCCGGCAACGACCCCGTGGCCGAGGCCGGCGCCGGCCTCACCGTGCCGCCCGAGGATGCTCAGGCTGTGGCCGACGGGCTGCGTCGCCTGGCCGCGCTGAGCCCCCAGGAGCGCACCGCCATGGGCGAGCGCGGCCGGGCCTTTGTGCTGGCCCACCACACCTACCCGGTGCTGGCGCGCCGGTTCATCGAAGCCGTGTCATGA